In the Bombiscardovia apis genome, GGCCAGCGCGGATGGGCTCGACGCAATGTTCGAGGTCGCAAAAAGACTGCGGCTTCCCTCTCTCGGCGCTCGAAAGCTGGCAAGAATAAGCCGCGTTCTGTAGCCGGGAGTACCGGTCAGGGGCCTGCGGTTGCGCGCAAAGAAACCTCCGGTACTGCGCTCGCTAGCAGCACACGCACCGCCTCGGGAGCGTTTGTGGATGCCCGCAGCTTGCCTTCCGACGATGCGCTCCTCCAGCAGTCTTCCGCCCAGTCCAAGCAAGGTTTGGGCGTATTTGTTAAGCCTAAAGTGGTTGATTTCAAGGCTAGACTCAAGGAGCGCCAGCGGGCCAATATGCGCGCGCTGATAGTGCGATGGTCCATAATTGTGGCGGCTATTGCTGCGGTGATTGCCGTTATTTGGGCCCTGTGTTTCTCTCCGGCCCTGCTCCTGCACAGGGACGAGATTCGCGTTTCGGGCGGCAATGAGTGGGTGTCTGACCAGGAAATACTTGACATAGTCAAGAAAGAAGAGGGGCGTTCCCTTCTGCTGGTTTCCTCGTCGAATATCGAAAACTCGATAAGTGGCCTGCCCGGTGTGACTAGCGCCAAGGTCGATAAGCAGTTCCCACACGGCGTGAAAGTGACTTTCAAAGCTCAGGAGCCGGCTGCGGTACTCAAGTCGGCGGACGGCAAGATTACTGCGGTCGACAGGAACGGTGGTGTCTTGAACGAGGTGGCCCAGCCGCCTCAGGGCATCCCGCTGATTGAGGTTCCTTCGCTCGATAAGGGCGTTGGAGACCACGCGGTTCGGCAGGCTTTGAAGATTCTCGCTGGGCTGCCAGATTCCATGCGTCAAAGGGTTTCTAAGGTCACGGCTCAGACCCAAGACTCGGTCACGACTGAGCTTGACGGCGGCCAGCGGGTAGTGGTCTGGGGCGATGCTTCGGACCTGAAGTTGAAGATGGCTGTGGTCGACAAGATTGTCAACGATCCGGCGAAGATTGGCGACAAGCATCAGGTCGATGTTTCTGCGCCTATGCGGCCTATTATTAAGTAATCGCGAGCGGGGGAGTAGTTCAGTCGGGCTCTGCTGGGTGTGGATTAGGTTTTGCTTATGTTCTGCTGGGTGCTGCTAAGTTTTGTTCAGCGTTGCCTTACGCTGCTCAGTGATACAGAGTGCCTTGCTTGTAGCTTGGGATAAGCGGTTTCGCTGATTAGGGCAGCGGTAACGCACTTGTGAGATTGCGGACTAAGTCAACTAATTCTTGGGCATGAGTTGGTCGGTATCGAGCGGGATCGTGACCGGCCCATCGTTGGTGAGGGAGACGCGCATGTGTGCGCCAAAACGCCCCGTTTTTACCGTGATGCCTTGGTCTGCGAGCGCTTGGTTGAGCTCCTCCCACACGGCCCGAGCGTGCTCCGGTTTGCCTGCACTCACGAAAGAAGGGCGGTTGCCGTGCTTGCAATCCGCAAAAAGGGTGAACTGAGAAATCGAGAGAATATCCCCGCCGGTATCTACGACTGAGCGATTCATCTTGCCGCTCTCATCTTCAAAAATGCGCATACCAGCGATTTTGCGGGCCGCATAAGCCACTTCTTGAGCGCCATCAGAGTCAGCAACCCCAACCAGCAGCACGAGCCCAGCCCCAATGCTCTGCTTGGCAAAGCTCGCATCCACCTCGCCGCTGCGCTCATCCACCACATCAACCGTAGCGGCACTAACTCGCTGCACCATAATCTTCATACCTCTAGTTTAAGTGAAGGAGCTGCGAGCCGAGTTACTGGCAGACGGGCAGATGCTCGGAGGTGCGTACGAACGTGTGAAGGTGTGCGCGTGTGAAGGTATGCTCGTATGCTGGTGTGACGGTGTGACGGTGTGACGGTGTGACGGTGTGACGGTGTGAGCG is a window encoding:
- the dtd gene encoding D-aminoacyl-tRNA deacylase, which encodes MKIMVQRVSAATVDVVDERSGEVDASFAKQSIGAGLVLLVGVADSDGAQEVAYAARKIAGMRIFEDESGKMNRSVVDTGGDILSISQFTLFADCKHGNRPSFVSAGKPEHARAVWEELNQALADQGITVKTGRFGAHMRVSLTNDGPVTIPLDTDQLMPKN
- a CDS encoding cell division protein FtsQ/DivIB, with product MSRRIASSGGSSKGGSGSREQEPQQPARRSAQGRRTASRTAMGTASGAGTGSTAIPKQRRLAARSKGQQSTPVVQESAQAETSGRAVRESGSNAAPAAGQRGWARRNVRGRKKTAASLSRRSKAGKNKPRSVAGSTGQGPAVARKETSGTALASSTRTASGAFVDARSLPSDDALLQQSSAQSKQGLGVFVKPKVVDFKARLKERQRANMRALIVRWSIIVAAIAAVIAVIWALCFSPALLLHRDEIRVSGGNEWVSDQEILDIVKKEEGRSLLLVSSSNIENSISGLPGVTSAKVDKQFPHGVKVTFKAQEPAAVLKSADGKITAVDRNGGVLNEVAQPPQGIPLIEVPSLDKGVGDHAVRQALKILAGLPDSMRQRVSKVTAQTQDSVTTELDGGQRVVVWGDASDLKLKMAVVDKIVNDPAKIGDKHQVDVSAPMRPIIK